The following are from one region of the Cottoperca gobio chromosome 13, fCotGob3.1, whole genome shotgun sequence genome:
- the LOC115017823 gene encoding protocadherin Fat 4-like encodes MVQVEDVNDHDPEFSQSTLNLKVREDIPRGTSLFQVQALDRDIGKNGQVRYTLTQASPFVVDAVRGVVTVMDKLDRERDSNYTLIITAVDQGTIHRSATAAVSLTVLDVNDFAPLFNPQTLTIHVMENEEERSQLTRQVSALDEDLGVNSQLTYFIHKGNSDGLFSITPNGTFQILNSLDRERESMYFVTIIAVDSGLPPLTGTLTVHVIVDDANDNRPEFTEEVYNTIVSEDSPTATVFAMITASDMDEGVSGEIRYSMENLDVPFAIEETSGELFTTDVLDRETVAIYRLTVIGSDEHPSQPLSSSVLVTVLIGDINDHWPQFMNSPYVAYVPTEMAPGSVICAVRATDADTEMNAELHYSLYGESSDLFSIHPYSGTVFSSSALRRTEAIIVNIHVEDAGENPKFDITTISIRFQNASEFPEMNVDVLSDSLSEDEPVGTLVAVVSAASIRAEPVSFYLASGNFEDMFHVEQLSGMLTVENPLDYENKKEFTLLVEARDSGSPPFSSFAEIHINISDVNDNFPQFTQAEYRCEVFENSPASWVCDVLAIDADSVSYGTVQYNITEGNSVGFFTIDPENGLLSTTPLIAIPYHIAVGTEVFQFTAIDQDVSNTSVGIEYVLTGGNASDFFWIQADNGKEKHLGC; translated from the exons ATGGTGCAAGTTGAAGATGTTAATGACCATGACCCAGAGTTCTCACAAAGCACCCTCAACCTCAAAGTCAGAGAGGATATCCCGAGAGGAACAAGCCTGTTTCAGGTTCAGGCTCTTGATCGAGACATCGGGAAAAATGGACAAGTGCGGTACACATTGACCCAGGCGAGTCCGTTTGTGGTGGACGCGGTTCGAGGAGTCGTCACCGTCATGGACAAACTGGACAGGGAGAGGGATTCAAACTACACCTTGATCATCACAGCTGTAGATCAGGGAACTATACATAGatctgctactgctgctgtcaGTCTCACAGTGTTGGATGTCAACGACTTTGCACCCCTCTTTAATCCACAAACCCTGACCATACATGTAATGGAGAATGAGGAGGAACGCTCCCAGCTAACACGCCAG GTCTCAGCATTGGATGAAGATTTAGGTGTCAACAGCCAGCTTACCTATTTTATACATAAAGGAAATAGTGATGGTTTGTTCTCCATCACTCCCAATGGCACTTTTCAAATTTTAAACAGcctggacagagagagggaatcAATGTACTTCGTTACCATCATTGCTGTTGATTCAG GATTGCCACCCCTAACTGGAACTCTAACCGTACACGTCATAGTGGATGATGCCAATGATAACCGTCCAGAGTTTACTGAGGAAGTCTACAACACAATAGTGTCTGAGGACAGTCCGACAGCCACGGTGTTTGCCATGATAACTGCATCTGACATGGATGAAGGTGTCAGTGGGGAAATAAg GTATTCCATGGAGAACCTTGATGTGCCTTTTGCCATCGAAGAAACATCTGGAGAGCTGTTTACAACTGATGTCCTGGACAGGGAGACAGTAGCCATTTACAGGTTGACGGTGATTGGCAGTGATGAGCATCCTTCTCAGCCTTTGTCAAGCTCAGTGCTTGTTACTGTGCTCATTGGAGATATTAACGACCACTGGCCCCAGTTTATGAACAGCCCCTATGTGGCCTATGTGCCCACTGAGATGGCTCCAG GCTCAGTTATTTGTGCTGTACGAGCAACAGATGCAGATACTGAGATGAACGCAGAACTACATTATTCCTTATATGGAGAAAGTTCAGATCTGTTTTCCATCCACCCATATAGCGGCACGGTGTTCTCTTCAAGTGCACTCCGGAGAACAGAAGCTATCATTGTCAACATACATGTGGAAGATGCTGGAGAAAATCCTAAATTTGACATCACTACCATCAGCATCAGATTTCAGAATGCCTCCGAGTTTCCAGAGATGAATGTGGATGTTCTGAGTGATTCCCTCTCTGAGGACGAGCCAGTGGGAACATTAGTTGCAGTTGTCTCTGCAGCTAGCATCAGAGCTGAACCCGTCTCTTTTTATCTAGCTTCTGGAAACTTTGAAGACATGTTTCATGTGGAGCAGTTGAGTGGAATGTTGACTGTGGAGAACCCTCTGGATTATGAGAACAAAAAGGAGTTTACTTTGTTGGTAGAAGCCAGAGACTCTGGCTCGCCTCCTTTCTCATCATTTGCAGAAATACACATAAACATCAGCGATGTAAATGATAACTTCCCTCAGTTCACTCAAGCTGAGTACAGGTGTGAGGTTTTCGAGAACTCCCCGGCATCCTGGGTCTGTGATGTTCTTGCCATTGATGCTGATTCAGTCAGCTACGGCACAGTGCAGTACAACATAACAGAAGGAAACTCTGTTGGGTTTTTCACAATTGACCCTGAAAATGGTTTACTGAGCACCACG CCTCTGATCGCTATCCCGTATCACATAGCTGTTGGTACAGAGGTGTTCCAGTTTACAGCAATAGATCAGGATGTCAGTAACACCAGCGTTGGTATTGAATATGTTTTGACAGGAGGTAATGCATCAGATTTCTTCTGGATCCAAGCTGACAATGGAAAA GAGAAGCATCTGGGCTGCTAA